Proteins from a genomic interval of Chroococcidiopsis thermalis PCC 7203:
- a CDS encoding FAD-binding protein, whose amino-acid sequence MKNASRRQVLQGAIASAIIIGFNPAMRSWVTSASAASEFESLPPLDGILYTDSATRNAAADDFSHLVRRYPSAVLKPGSVEDIVRIVRFARSHKLKVAARGQAHSTYGQPLIEAGIVIDMSSLDTIHTINAEGAEVDAGVLWSQLLLASLERQLTPPVLTDYIELSVGGTLAVGGIGGRSHRYGVQVDNVLSLQVVTGAGNLETCSRSQNRDLFEAVLAGLGQCGIIVRATVRLIPSAQNSRVFRLFYNDLAALTHDQRWLIAQKRFDYVEGQVVPDASGGWRYMLEAASFYTPPDEPDNSSLLAGLSYTQGTQQIEDKSYFDFANRLAPTVAFLKESGVWFYPHPWLDLFVPGTAVNGFVGKIVSNLTLADTGQGPVLLYPVATDRLRLPLFRVPDEEVVFLFAILRTAPPNASAIAKMLADNRTFFERNRDTGGYRYPIDAVPFSQADWRQHFYPVWGRLVSAKRRYDPDNLLTPSQGIF is encoded by the coding sequence ATGAAGAATGCTTCACGCCGTCAAGTTTTGCAAGGTGCGATCGCCAGTGCGATTATTATTGGGTTCAATCCTGCCATGCGATCGTGGGTCACATCCGCCAGTGCTGCATCTGAGTTTGAATCTCTGCCACCCCTGGACGGTATACTTTACACCGATTCTGCCACCCGCAATGCTGCCGCTGATGATTTCAGTCATCTGGTGCGTCGTTATCCAAGTGCTGTACTCAAACCAGGTTCGGTTGAGGACATCGTGAGAATTGTCCGGTTTGCTCGCAGCCACAAGCTGAAAGTTGCTGCACGCGGTCAAGCGCACTCCACTTACGGTCAACCGCTCATAGAGGCGGGGATAGTTATTGATATGAGTTCGCTCGATACGATTCATACTATTAATGCAGAGGGGGCAGAAGTAGATGCAGGCGTATTATGGAGCCAACTGCTCCTGGCATCGTTAGAGCGACAACTGACACCCCCCGTCTTGACAGATTACATCGAGCTATCCGTGGGTGGCACTTTAGCCGTTGGTGGGATCGGTGGCAGGAGTCATCGTTATGGCGTGCAGGTGGATAACGTCCTATCCCTTCAAGTCGTCACGGGTGCGGGCAACCTAGAAACTTGTTCTCGCTCCCAAAATCGCGATTTGTTTGAAGCAGTGCTGGCAGGGTTGGGTCAATGTGGCATTATCGTCAGGGCAACAGTTCGCCTGATTCCGTCTGCCCAAAATAGCCGTGTATTTCGCTTGTTTTACAACGATCTGGCTGCTTTGACGCACGACCAGCGCTGGCTAATTGCCCAAAAACGATTTGACTACGTAGAAGGTCAAGTCGTACCCGATGCTAGTGGTGGATGGCGTTATATGTTGGAGGCAGCTAGCTTTTATACACCGCCAGATGAACCAGACAATAGCAGTTTACTTGCTGGGTTAAGTTACACTCAGGGTACTCAACAGATTGAAGATAAGTCTTACTTTGATTTTGCCAATCGGTTGGCTCCAACTGTTGCTTTTTTAAAGGAGAGTGGAGTATGGTTTTATCCGCATCCTTGGTTAGATTTATTCGTACCAGGAACCGCAGTTAACGGCTTTGTCGGCAAGATCGTTTCTAACTTAACTTTAGCAGATACGGGTCAGGGTCCAGTACTGCTGTATCCCGTGGCAACAGACCGCTTGAGGCTACCGCTGTTTCGGGTTCCTGATGAAGAGGTTGTGTTTCTATTTGCGATTCTACGCACTGCACCACCCAATGCTAGCGCGATCGCCAAAATGCTAGCTGATAACCGCACGTTTTTCGAGCGCAACCGCGACACTGGTGGATATCGCTACCCGATTGATGCCGTTCCATTTTCTCAAGCCGATTGGAGACAGCACTTTTATCCAGTATGGGGTAGGCTAGTCAGCGCCAAGCGCCGCTACGATCCCGACAATCTGCTAACACCCAGCCAGGGGATTTTCTAG
- a CDS encoding cupredoxin domain-containing protein, with product MVSKTAIVGGIASIGLALGIASGQAVAQMSHEGMQRSEIEQKGQFHRIEQPLWLKGAVTVSGLGLIGLELWWFLLSKPKSHKAKTSQGIQAVEIAVDGGYEPSRVVVKAGQRVRLNFHRTDPSSCLEEIRFPDFHIAQNLPLNQVTPIEFTPDKPGTYTFTCGMNMFRGVIEVQPADSTFVASLTPVAPSTTVK from the coding sequence ATGGTCAGCAAAACTGCGATCGTAGGTGGTATTGCGAGTATAGGATTGGCATTAGGCATTGCTTCGGGACAAGCAGTGGCACAAATGTCTCATGAAGGGATGCAACGCTCCGAAATAGAGCAGAAGGGTCAGTTCCACCGGATCGAACAACCGCTATGGTTGAAAGGAGCCGTTACGGTTAGTGGTTTGGGATTAATTGGACTAGAACTGTGGTGGTTTTTGCTCAGCAAGCCTAAGTCACACAAAGCCAAGACGAGTCAAGGGATTCAGGCAGTCGAGATTGCTGTTGATGGTGGGTACGAACCCAGTCGAGTTGTGGTAAAAGCAGGTCAAAGAGTCCGACTCAACTTCCACCGTACAGATCCTAGCAGTTGCCTCGAAGAAATTCGATTTCCTGACTTTCATATCGCCCAGAATCTCCCCCTCAACCAAGTCACACCCATCGAGTTCACGCCGGACAAACCAGGGACTTATACTTTCACCTGTGGCATGAATATGTTTCGAGGAGTCATCGAAGTTCAACCTGCCGATTCTACTTTTGTTGCCAGCTTAACGCCTGTTGCCCCATCTACTACTGTCAAATAA
- a CDS encoding heavy metal translocating P-type ATPase: protein MDNITLKLKGMSCASCANNIEAAIRSVPGVSHASVNFGAEQATVTYDPDKTDVATLQNAVDAAGYSAQPMQEDVLAADDDAERRTRQVENRDLTRKVWISGIISAVLVIGSLPAMTGLSIPFIPMWLHNPWLQLILTAPVQFWCGASFYVNAWKAFKRHTATMDTLVAIGTGAAYLYSLFPTFFPGWFIAQGLNPDVYYEAAAVIITLILLGKLLENRAKGQTSEAIRKLIGLQAKTARVIRNDREVDIPIAQVIVGDIILVRPGEKIPVDGEIVDGSSTIDESMVTGESLPVKKQPGDEAIGATINKTGSFKFRATRVGKDTFLAQIVKLVQQAQGSKAPIQRLADQVTGWFVPAVIAIAIATFVIWFNIMGNLTMALITTVGVLIIACPCALGLATPTSIMVGTGKGAENGILIKGAESLELAHKLQAIVLDKTGTITQGKPTVTDFVTVNGTAHSNELKLLRLAAAVERNSEHPLAEAVVQYASSQGVELTDAREFAAVAGSGVQGYVGDRLVQIGTQRWMQELGINTSQLQPQWDRLEYLGKTVIWIAVDGTVQAIMGIADAVKPSSAAAVRTMQQMGLEVIMLTGDNRRTAEVIAREVGINRIMAEVRPDRKAEVVKSLQLEQQGSKKRFTTPKIVAMVGDGINDAPALAQADVGIAIGTGTDVAIAASDITLISGDLQGIVTAIQLSRATIRNIRQNLFFAFIYNVAGIPIAAGILFPFFGWLLSPIIAGAAMAFSSVSVVTNALRLRNFHPKTAR, encoded by the coding sequence ATGGATAACATCACGCTGAAACTAAAAGGCATGAGTTGTGCCTCTTGTGCTAACAACATTGAAGCCGCGATTCGCTCTGTTCCTGGGGTGAGTCATGCCAGCGTTAACTTTGGTGCAGAACAAGCTACAGTTACTTACGATCCCGACAAAACAGATGTGGCGACACTGCAAAATGCGGTTGACGCAGCCGGATATTCCGCTCAGCCGATGCAAGAAGATGTGTTGGCAGCAGATGACGATGCCGAACGTCGGACGCGGCAGGTAGAAAATCGCGACTTGACTCGTAAGGTTTGGATTAGCGGGATTATTAGTGCAGTGCTGGTCATTGGGTCGTTGCCTGCTATGACGGGGTTATCTATCCCCTTCATCCCTATGTGGCTGCACAATCCCTGGCTGCAACTGATCCTCACGGCTCCAGTGCAGTTCTGGTGTGGTGCATCCTTTTATGTCAATGCCTGGAAAGCTTTCAAGCGCCATACAGCCACGATGGATACTCTAGTGGCGATCGGTACGGGTGCGGCTTACTTATATTCCCTGTTTCCCACCTTCTTTCCTGGGTGGTTTATCGCTCAGGGTTTGAACCCAGACGTTTACTACGAAGCCGCCGCTGTCATCATTACCTTAATCTTGCTGGGAAAACTTCTAGAGAATCGCGCTAAGGGACAAACCTCAGAAGCAATTCGCAAACTAATTGGCTTACAGGCAAAAACAGCGCGTGTCATTCGCAACGATCGCGAGGTGGATATTCCGATTGCCCAAGTCATAGTGGGGGATATCATCCTAGTTCGTCCTGGGGAAAAGATTCCCGTGGATGGAGAAATCGTTGATGGCTCCTCCACGATTGATGAGTCAATGGTGACGGGTGAAAGCTTGCCTGTGAAAAAGCAGCCTGGAGATGAAGCGATTGGGGCTACGATCAATAAAACTGGCAGCTTTAAATTTCGGGCGACACGAGTTGGTAAAGATACATTTTTGGCGCAAATTGTCAAGCTCGTACAGCAAGCTCAGGGTTCTAAAGCACCGATTCAACGGTTGGCAGACCAAGTGACGGGATGGTTTGTACCTGCGGTCATCGCGATCGCGATCGCTACCTTTGTCATCTGGTTTAACATCATGGGTAACCTGACGATGGCATTGATTACCACCGTTGGAGTGTTGATTATCGCCTGCCCCTGCGCTTTGGGTTTAGCTACACCAACCTCAATTATGGTAGGAACAGGTAAAGGTGCGGAAAATGGCATTCTGATTAAAGGTGCAGAAAGCCTGGAACTAGCGCACAAACTGCAAGCGATCGTGCTTGACAAAACGGGTACGATTACGCAAGGTAAGCCAACTGTCACCGATTTTGTCACGGTGAACGGTACGGCACATAGCAACGAGCTAAAACTCTTGCGCCTAGCTGCTGCTGTCGAACGCAATTCAGAACATCCTTTGGCTGAAGCGGTGGTGCAATACGCCTCTTCTCAAGGAGTAGAATTGACTGACGCACGAGAATTTGCAGCGGTTGCAGGTAGTGGCGTGCAAGGATACGTAGGCGATCGCCTCGTACAAATTGGCACGCAGCGCTGGATGCAAGAATTGGGAATTAACACTAGCCAATTACAGCCACAGTGGGATCGACTGGAGTATCTCGGTAAAACAGTCATTTGGATTGCTGTAGACGGCACAGTCCAAGCCATTATGGGAATTGCGGATGCCGTCAAACCATCTTCTGCTGCTGCTGTACGCACTATGCAACAGATGGGATTAGAGGTAATAATGCTGACTGGTGACAACCGCCGCACGGCGGAAGTTATTGCGCGGGAAGTCGGGATTAACCGAATCATGGCAGAAGTTCGTCCCGATCGAAAGGCTGAGGTTGTTAAGTCTCTGCAATTAGAGCAGCAGGGGAGCAAAAAACGATTCACGACTCCCAAAATTGTCGCAATGGTTGGCGATGGGATTAACGATGCACCAGCCTTGGCGCAGGCGGATGTGGGAATTGCTATTGGTACGGGAACGGATGTGGCGATCGCCGCTAGCGATATTACGTTGATTTCCGGCGACTTACAAGGTATTGTGACGGCAATTCAACTCTCGCGTGCCACGATTCGTAATATCAGACAAAATCTGTTTTTTGCTTTCATCTACAACGTGGCTGGCATTCCAATCGCCGCAGGTATTCTCTTTCCTTTCTTTGGTTGGTTGCTCAGTCCGATTATTGCAGGTGCGGCAATGGCATTTAGTTCTGTTTCAGTGGTGACAAATGCACTGCGTCTGCGTAACTTCCATCCGAAAACTGCGCGCTAA
- a CDS encoding heavy-metal-associated domain-containing protein produces the protein MLIQLKVPKLACAACVDTVTQAVKKVDATAKVEADPKTKMVSIETQRSAAEIENAIAAVGYPAA, from the coding sequence ATGTTAATCCAGCTCAAAGTTCCCAAACTCGCTTGCGCTGCTTGTGTCGATACTGTAACTCAAGCAGTGAAGAAGGTGGATGCAACGGCAAAAGTAGAAGCCGATCCGAAAACAAAAATGGTTAGTATCGAGACGCAGCGATCGGCGGCAGAAATTGAAAATGCGATCGCTGCTGTAGGCTATCCTGCGGCTTAA
- a CDS encoding FecCD family ABC transporter permease, translating into MKLDWLVIRSQSLSFRLDRRVPPVLLCLGAIALVGMVINVGRGEYPIAPLDIVKTLLGLDTGNPDHNFVINVLRLPRTLVALMVGVAFAISGTIFQSLTRNPLADPSIIGINAGASLAAVTVIVLFPAAPIYTLPLSAFAGALLMAVLIYSLAWNNGSSPILLILIGVGLSAIAGAFTSLLITFGQIDDVSSALVWLAGSVYGRTWEQVFSFLPWLIIFVPLALTNSRHLNALNLGDDVAKGLGSRVEWQRGMLVLVGVALAGAGVATAGTIGFVGLIAPHLGRQLVGTNHQGLIPTAALLGGAIVILADLLGRTLFAPLELPCGVVTAAIGAPYFLYLLIRHRQK; encoded by the coding sequence ATGAAGTTGGATTGGCTAGTCATCCGCTCGCAGTCGCTCTCCTTTCGACTCGATCGCCGCGTTCCACCAGTGCTACTGTGTTTAGGGGCGATCGCCTTGGTGGGGATGGTGATAAATGTAGGACGGGGTGAATATCCGATCGCGCCGTTAGATATCGTTAAAACTCTGTTGGGTTTGGATACGGGAAACCCAGACCATAATTTCGTCATTAACGTCCTACGTCTACCCCGCACGCTGGTTGCTTTGATGGTAGGTGTAGCATTTGCCATTTCCGGCACGATCTTTCAAAGTTTGACCCGCAATCCTTTGGCTGACCCTAGTATTATTGGCATCAATGCAGGGGCAAGTCTGGCAGCCGTGACGGTTATTGTCCTATTTCCGGCAGCACCCATTTACACCTTGCCCTTATCAGCTTTTGCCGGTGCTTTACTAATGGCTGTTTTAATTTACTCGCTGGCTTGGAACAACGGTAGTTCGCCGATTCTGTTAATTTTAATCGGCGTTGGTTTATCGGCGATCGCTGGTGCTTTTACTAGTTTGCTGATTACGTTTGGGCAAATTGATGACGTGAGTAGTGCTTTAGTTTGGTTGGCTGGCAGCGTCTACGGACGAACTTGGGAACAAGTCTTTTCTTTCTTGCCTTGGTTAATTATTTTCGTACCGCTAGCGTTGACAAATTCCAGACATTTGAATGCATTGAACTTGGGAGATGATGTTGCCAAAGGTTTAGGTAGTCGCGTGGAATGGCAGCGCGGAATGCTGGTGTTAGTCGGTGTAGCCTTAGCGGGTGCAGGAGTCGCCACTGCTGGCACGATTGGCTTTGTTGGTTTAATCGCACCTCATTTAGGTAGACAGTTGGTAGGGACAAACCATCAAGGGTTAATTCCAACTGCGGCATTGTTAGGAGGAGCGATCGTCATTTTGGCAGATTTGCTCGGACGAACTTTGTTTGCACCGCTCGAACTTCCTTGTGGAGTGGTGACTGCTGCTATCGGCGCTCCTTATTTTCTCTATTTATTAATTCGCCATCGTCAAAAATAA
- a CDS encoding FecCD family ABC transporter permease, with product MSKAIASSPRGANKPKLSPLVGLIVGLVILLVCFLYSISLGAAEIPLAQILASFTAFDGSYNHLIVQTVRLPRSLIALLVGSSLAVAGALMQGLTRNPLADPGILGIESGAALAVVATIFLLGSSSLSVLTLAAMLGAAATAILVYFLGSLGRGGATPLNLTVAGAALTALISSLTTAILIVSQQTLEEIRFWLAGSLAGRDTEILWQVLPFLGVGLIVAFALGRQITTMSLGEDVAKGLGQQTAWVKIVTAIGVVLLAGSSVALAGPIGFIGLVVPHMVRFFIPTDYRWILLYAAVAGATLLLVADVAARVLLKPQELPVGVMTAVVGAPFFVYLAKSKVKK from the coding sequence ATGTCAAAAGCGATCGCCAGCTCACCTAGAGGAGCGAACAAGCCCAAACTATCGCCCTTAGTTGGTCTAATCGTCGGGCTAGTCATCTTGCTCGTTTGCTTTTTGTACAGCATCAGTTTAGGCGCAGCAGAAATACCTCTAGCTCAGATTTTGGCATCTTTTACTGCTTTTGATGGTTCCTACAATCACTTAATCGTCCAAACTGTACGATTACCGCGATCGCTCATTGCTCTACTTGTCGGTTCTTCCCTAGCAGTAGCGGGAGCGTTAATGCAAGGCTTGACGCGCAACCCTTTGGCAGATCCAGGAATTTTAGGGATTGAGTCGGGAGCAGCACTAGCTGTAGTGGCGACAATTTTTCTGCTTGGCAGTTCTAGCTTGAGCGTTTTAACTCTTGCTGCCATGCTAGGTGCAGCAGCCACGGCAATTTTAGTCTACTTTCTCGGTTCTCTGGGACGGGGAGGAGCTACGCCACTGAATTTGACAGTAGCAGGTGCGGCGCTGACGGCTTTGATTTCTTCCCTCACCACGGCGATTCTGATAGTTAGCCAACAAACCCTAGAAGAAATTAGATTTTGGCTAGCTGGTTCGCTGGCAGGACGCGATACTGAGATTCTATGGCAAGTATTACCTTTTCTTGGAGTGGGTTTAATCGTCGCATTTGCTTTGGGTAGACAAATTACGACAATGAGCCTGGGTGAAGATGTGGCAAAAGGCTTAGGTCAACAGACTGCTTGGGTCAAGATTGTTACGGCGATCGGCGTGGTTTTACTGGCAGGAAGCTCGGTGGCGCTAGCCGGACCAATTGGCTTTATCGGCTTAGTCGTTCCTCACATGGTGAGATTTTTTATTCCCACCGATTACCGTTGGATTTTACTTTATGCAGCAGTTGCAGGGGCAACTTTACTCTTGGTGGCAGATGTAGCAGCGCGTGTCTTACTCAAGCCGCAAGAATTACCCGTAGGGGTGATGACAGCAGTAGTTGGCGCTCCCTTTTTTGTCTACTTGGCTAAGTCAAAGGTGAAAAAATGA
- a CDS encoding iron-siderophore ABC transporter substrate-binding protein: MVRHLQYKELFHGSFNKLRLIKVFWHKLTYLLLLGFSTFIFATACSVGINNHATSLLQPLKDCRLIQHVVGKTCIPKNPNRIITVSQFTLGNLLVLGLYPIAGASALTDLNGFPSYLETYTKNVVMLGNQYQPSIEKIALLQPDLILGWEPIRKIYPLLSQISPTALVTWKGTSSWKEHFQFLAQALGKEEEYQKAWRHYFQRIKKLKIALNDRYKDKKISIVSFSSSYGIISWVKSSFPGSLLNDIGLQQPKAQDVILPRGDRIYGISEERLQEVDGDILFILTLRERDSKKLEQLQNKPLWKTLKAVRKGQVYTVDVLTWLGSNLLAADAVIDDLYKYLVNKP, from the coding sequence ATGGTGCGCCATTTACAGTACAAGGAACTATTTCATGGGAGTTTTAACAAGTTGAGATTAATAAAAGTGTTCTGGCATAAGTTGACTTATTTATTACTTTTAGGATTCTCAACGTTTATATTTGCCACAGCTTGTAGTGTGGGCATAAATAACCATGCTACAAGTTTGTTGCAACCCCTGAAAGACTGTCGATTGATACAGCACGTAGTGGGAAAAACTTGTATTCCTAAAAATCCTAATCGCATTATTACAGTCTCTCAATTTACCTTGGGTAATCTTCTTGTCTTGGGTCTTTATCCCATTGCTGGTGCTTCAGCCTTGACTGATTTAAATGGTTTTCCTAGCTACTTAGAAACTTACACAAAAAACGTAGTAATGTTGGGCAACCAATATCAGCCTAGTATAGAGAAAATAGCTTTGTTGCAACCCGATCTAATCTTAGGTTGGGAACCTATTCGCAAAATTTATCCTTTGCTTTCTCAAATTAGTCCAACAGCTCTTGTCACTTGGAAAGGTACATCCTCTTGGAAAGAACACTTTCAATTCCTAGCTCAAGCATTAGGGAAAGAAGAAGAATATCAAAAAGCTTGGAGACACTATTTTCAAAGAATTAAGAAATTAAAAATAGCTTTAAACGACCGATATAAAGACAAGAAAATATCTATTGTTTCTTTTAGTAGCAGCTACGGAATTATAAGTTGGGTTAAAAGTTCATTTCCTGGTTCACTTCTGAATGATATTGGATTGCAACAACCAAAAGCACAAGATGTTATCTTACCTCGTGGCGATCGCATTTATGGTATTTCAGAGGAAAGGCTACAAGAAGTAGATGGCGACATTCTCTTCATCTTAACTCTGAGAGAGCGTGACAGTAAAAAGTTGGAACAACTGCAAAACAAGCCACTTTGGAAAACGCTCAAAGCTGTCCGAAAAGGGCAAGTATACACTGTAGACGTGTTAACCTGGCTTGGATCGAACCTGCTAGCTGCCGATGCAGTAATTGACGACCTATATAAATATCTTGTCAACAAACCATAA
- a CDS encoding DUF1636 family protein, with translation MIKHALFVCKSCMYSLHQREYMGKRGGWYLLDRLLSLSESWQLRASFVIQPVECLSACKRPCAVALAAPHKTTLMFGDLPPLESAAAVLQLASQYYNSTDGIVPRQERPVFNVDYFENSFGRLRVSYGAPFTVQGTISWEF, from the coding sequence ATGATTAAACACGCTTTATTTGTCTGTAAATCTTGCATGTATTCTCTTCATCAACGAGAATATATGGGCAAGCGAGGAGGCTGGTATTTGCTCGATCGATTGCTATCTCTGTCGGAAAGTTGGCAATTGCGAGCGTCATTTGTCATTCAACCAGTAGAATGCCTGAGCGCGTGTAAACGTCCTTGTGCTGTAGCTTTAGCTGCACCGCATAAAACAACTCTCATGTTTGGTGACTTGCCACCTTTAGAAAGCGCAGCAGCCGTATTGCAACTAGCATCACAATACTACAACAGTACTGATGGCATCGTTCCGCGCCAGGAAAGACCGGTATTTAACGTGGATTACTTTGAAAACTCTTTTGGTAGATTACGTGTTTCCTATGGTGCGCCATTTACAGTACAAGGAACTATTTCATGGGAGTTTTAA
- a CDS encoding ISL3 family transposase: MKVIDPQSPPLTARRASYSIVKRRENRKSEDTKLLEQIVAEYPDLALAVELADEFLLLLPQQRADGFDKWLMQAMQSSLKPFEQFAQGLLEDYVAVKASMMSSVSNGAVEGLNNRLKMLKRQMYGRARLELLSKRFILAH, translated from the coding sequence GTGAAAGTCATCGATCCACAGTCCCCGCCTTTGACGGCTCGTCGAGCGAGTTATTCGATCGTCAAGCGGCGAGAGAATCGTAAGAGCGAGGATACCAAACTGCTGGAGCAGATCGTGGCAGAGTATCCAGACTTGGCACTAGCAGTTGAGTTAGCCGATGAATTCTTGCTACTACTACCTCAGCAGAGAGCTGATGGATTTGACAAGTGGTTGATGCAGGCGATGCAGAGTTCATTAAAACCTTTCGAGCAGTTTGCACAAGGGTTGTTAGAGGACTATGTTGCGGTTAAGGCGAGCATGATGTCGAGCGTGAGTAATGGTGCAGTTGAGGGATTGAACAATCGCTTGAAGATGCTCAAGCGACAGATGTATGGACGAGCTAGATTAGAATTACTCAGCAAACGTTTCATCCTGGCTCATTGA
- a CDS encoding ABC transporter ATP-binding protein, protein MKIGLKQFGNLLIDYLKPQKGRVAKFAIALLASIGLQLLNPQILRNFIDTAVAGGSAQSLFIAAFLFIGVALAKQLMSIAATYYGENVAWTATNALRADLVEHCLKLDLSFHKITTPGELVERVDGDIHNLSQFFSKFSVYILGSLLLILGVIVVMFVEDWRAGMAISFFALIALSTLISLRSIAVPYWGKYRQINAEFFGFLGEQLTSIEDIRANGAKNYVMYRFYKILQRWLPTYHKARFADTILWTTTNGIFTLGYVIALALALYLWNQKAITIGTAYVFFYYTTLLSEPIEQIRNQLEDLQQAEASIYRIQDLFQVRSQLNAGGKEQLPSGALSVTLTNVSFSYSDVQGQASTSLRIKKPDIKPELILQDISFHLPPGHVLGLLGRTGSGKTTLARLLLRLYDAQSGSIRLGNVPINQTPLTNLSKHVGLVTQNVQLFQTTVRNNLTFFNENISDERIYETLKMLGLSGWLHSLPKDLDTQLGPDNSGLSAGQAQLLAFARVFLKDPGLVILDEASSRLDPTTEKLIEKAIDQLLIGHTGIIIAHRLATVQRANQILILDKGRVSEYGLREELMQDSHSRFAQLLKTGLTNLLV, encoded by the coding sequence ATGAAAATTGGTCTAAAACAGTTTGGCAATTTATTGATAGACTACCTCAAGCCTCAGAAAGGACGCGTTGCCAAGTTTGCGATCGCTCTACTCGCTAGTATCGGTTTACAACTGCTCAACCCGCAAATTTTACGTAATTTTATTGATACAGCTGTAGCAGGCGGTTCAGCGCAGAGCTTATTTATCGCCGCATTTCTATTTATTGGTGTAGCTTTAGCGAAGCAATTAATGTCAATTGCGGCTACATACTATGGCGAGAATGTTGCTTGGACTGCTACTAACGCTTTACGTGCCGATTTAGTTGAGCATTGTCTCAAACTCGATTTATCTTTTCACAAGATTACTACGCCAGGTGAATTAGTAGAACGAGTTGATGGTGATATTCACAATCTTTCTCAGTTTTTCTCAAAATTTAGCGTTTATATCTTAGGCAGTTTGCTGCTGATCTTGGGTGTGATTGTGGTGATGTTCGTCGAAGATTGGCGGGCTGGCATGGCTATTTCATTTTTCGCCCTCATCGCATTATCAACTCTCATTAGTCTGCGTTCCATTGCCGTTCCTTATTGGGGAAAATATCGCCAAATCAATGCAGAGTTCTTTGGGTTTTTGGGTGAGCAACTAACAAGCATTGAAGACATCAGAGCAAATGGTGCCAAAAATTATGTTATGTACCGCTTCTATAAAATTTTACAACGCTGGTTGCCTACCTATCACAAAGCGCGTTTTGCTGATACTATCCTCTGGACTACTACTAATGGTATATTCACACTAGGCTATGTCATCGCTTTAGCTTTAGCTCTTTACCTTTGGAATCAAAAAGCGATCACTATCGGAACTGCATACGTATTTTTTTACTATACTACACTTCTGAGCGAACCAATTGAGCAAATTCGCAATCAGTTAGAAGACCTTCAACAAGCGGAAGCTAGCATTTATCGTATTCAAGACTTATTTCAAGTGCGATCGCAACTGAATGCTGGAGGCAAAGAGCAACTTCCTAGTGGCGCACTCTCTGTTACTTTGACTAATGTCTCATTTAGCTATAGCGATGTCCAAGGACAAGCCTCTACGAGTCTACGCATCAAAAAGCCAGATATAAAACCAGAATTGATCCTGCAAGATATATCTTTCCATTTACCGCCTGGTCATGTCTTGGGACTGTTAGGACGTACAGGTAGCGGTAAAACGACATTAGCACGCTTATTACTGAGGTTATATGACGCACAATCAGGCTCAATTAGGTTGGGAAATGTACCCATCAATCAAACTCCCTTAACAAACTTATCAAAGCACGTCGGATTAGTAACTCAGAATGTACAGTTATTCCAAACCACAGTCCGCAACAACCTCACCTTTTTTAACGAAAATATCAGCGACGAGCGCATATATGAAACTTTGAAGATGCTGGGATTATCTGGATGGCTACATTCATTACCCAAAGACTTAGATACCCAATTGGGTCCTGATAATAGTGGCTTATCAGCAGGACAGGCGCAATTGTTAGCATTTGCCCGTGTTTTTCTCAAAGATCCTGGTCTAGTAATTCTAGATGAAGCATCCTCACGGCTCGATCCTACAACAGAAAAACTCATTGAAAAAGCTATAGATCAGCTATTGATTGGGCATACCGGCATCATTATTGCTCACCGATTAGCAACTGTGCAAAGAGCAAATCAAATTCTGATTTTAGATAAAGGTCGGGTCAGCGAGTATGGATTACGAGAAGAATTAATGCAAGATTCTCATTCACGCTTTGCTCAATTACTTAAGACTGGTTTAACAAATTTATTAGTTTAA